The following proteins come from a genomic window of Vicinamibacterales bacterium:
- a CDS encoding glutamine amidotransferase: MFEKLFQFLFEYRPHVFQQGDFRFAPPAGAPVAALVIAAALAIAFVSYRLIQSRVQWRERAVLGALRIAALGLILFCIFRPVLIVKAAVTQQNVVGILIDDSRSMQLPATNQAAGSRADLVRSTFANPDSAVIKALSDRFLIRTFRFSSSTARVATPGDLTFTGTQTRLANAIESARQELAGLPVSGLVLVTDGADTTDATVADALLASKAEALPVFTVGVGQETLSHDIQVGRVSTPRTALKGTSLLVDAVLTQTGYAGQTVTLDVEDEGRIVGSQPVRLPADGDPVSVRVRFTATEAGPRIFRLRVAPQPGEVVTQNNQRDVQIDIRDRKERILYFEGEPRFEMKFARQAIKDDPNLELVTLQRTAENKYLRLDIDAAGVELAAGFPKTREELFAYRGLVLGSIEASAFSADQLRMIAEYVDVRGGGLLFLGGPRAFAEGGYAGTPVEDVMPVLLGRSAGAFAALKIQPTRAGQAHAVTQLGDTEQASADRWKSMPSLSTVNQIEALKPGATALLAGLDERRRERVVLAFERYGRGKSIAFPVQDSWHWQMDAAIRVEDQTHENFWRQLLRWLVDGVPDAVEVRTLTDRVEPGQPVALTADVVDPRFVELNDANVVAHVTSPSGKKTAVSLQWTGERSGQYRAAFDTAEPGWYQATLDATREGKSVGGAVAHVRAVPDDAEYFDAAMHAPLLKRIAQDTGGRFYPADATSTLADDLKYSGRGVTAVEERELWHMPALLIALVCVICAEWGLRRYWRLA; the protein is encoded by the coding sequence GTGTTCGAAAAGCTGTTCCAGTTTCTGTTCGAGTATCGGCCCCACGTCTTCCAGCAGGGTGACTTCCGGTTCGCCCCGCCGGCGGGCGCGCCGGTGGCGGCGCTGGTCATCGCCGCCGCGCTCGCGATTGCCTTCGTCAGCTACCGCCTGATTCAGTCGCGCGTCCAGTGGCGCGAGCGCGCGGTGCTCGGAGCGCTGAGGATCGCCGCGCTCGGTCTCATTCTCTTCTGCATCTTCCGGCCGGTGCTGATCGTGAAGGCGGCGGTCACGCAGCAGAACGTGGTCGGCATCCTGATCGACGACTCGCGGAGCATGCAGCTGCCGGCGACGAACCAGGCCGCCGGCTCGCGTGCCGATCTCGTGCGCTCCACCTTCGCGAATCCGGACAGCGCGGTGATCAAGGCGCTCTCCGATCGCTTTCTCATCCGTACGTTTCGCTTCTCCTCGTCGACGGCGCGCGTCGCCACCCCCGGCGACCTGACGTTCACCGGCACGCAGACGCGCCTGGCGAACGCGATCGAGAGCGCGCGGCAGGAGCTGGCCGGGCTGCCGGTGTCCGGGCTGGTGCTCGTGACCGACGGCGCCGACACGACCGACGCCACCGTGGCGGACGCGCTGCTGGCGTCGAAGGCGGAGGCGCTGCCCGTGTTCACCGTGGGCGTGGGGCAGGAGACGCTGTCGCACGACATTCAGGTCGGCCGCGTGTCGACGCCGCGGACGGCGCTCAAGGGCACGTCATTGCTGGTCGACGCGGTGCTGACGCAGACGGGCTACGCGGGGCAGACCGTCACGCTCGACGTCGAGGACGAAGGGCGCATCGTCGGGTCGCAGCCGGTCCGGCTGCCGGCGGACGGCGATCCGGTGTCGGTCCGCGTGCGCTTCACCGCCACCGAGGCGGGACCGCGCATCTTCCGGCTGCGCGTCGCGCCGCAGCCCGGCGAGGTCGTCACCCAGAACAATCAACGCGACGTGCAGATCGACATCCGCGATCGCAAGGAGCGCATCCTCTATTTCGAGGGAGAGCCGCGCTTCGAGATGAAGTTCGCGCGGCAGGCGATCAAGGACGATCCCAACCTCGAGCTGGTCACCCTGCAGCGGACGGCCGAGAACAAGTACCTGCGCCTCGACATCGACGCCGCCGGCGTCGAACTCGCGGCCGGGTTTCCGAAGACGCGCGAAGAGCTGTTCGCCTATCGCGGGCTGGTGCTCGGCAGCATCGAGGCGAGCGCGTTCTCGGCCGATCAGCTCCGCATGATCGCCGAATACGTCGACGTCCGCGGCGGCGGACTGCTGTTCCTGGGCGGTCCGCGCGCGTTCGCGGAAGGCGGCTACGCCGGCACGCCGGTCGAAGACGTGATGCCGGTGCTGCTCGGGCGATCGGCCGGCGCGTTCGCGGCGCTGAAAATCCAGCCGACCCGCGCCGGCCAGGCGCACGCGGTGACCCAGCTCGGCGACACCGAACAGGCGTCGGCGGATCGCTGGAAGTCGATGCCGTCGCTGAGCACCGTGAACCAGATCGAGGCGCTCAAGCCGGGCGCCACGGCGCTGCTCGCCGGACTCGACGAGCGCCGCCGCGAGCGGGTCGTCCTGGCGTTCGAGCGCTACGGTCGCGGCAAGTCGATCGCCTTCCCCGTGCAGGACTCGTGGCACTGGCAGATGGACGCGGCGATTCGCGTCGAGGATCAGACGCACGAGAACTTCTGGCGGCAGCTGCTGCGCTGGCTGGTGGACGGCGTCCCCGACGCGGTCGAGGTGCGGACGCTGACCGATCGCGTCGAGCCCGGACAGCCCGTCGCCCTCACCGCCGACGTCGTCGATCCGCGCTTCGTCGAGTTGAATGACGCGAACGTGGTCGCGCACGTCACGTCGCCGTCGGGGAAGAAGACCGCGGTCTCGCTGCAGTGGACCGGCGAGCGCAGCGGGCAGTATCGCGCCGCCTTCGACACCGCCGAGCCGGGCTGGTACCAGGCCACGCTGGACGCGACGCGCGAAGGCAAGAGCGTGGGAGGCGCCGTCGCGCACGTGCGCGCCGTGCCCGACGATGCGGAGTACTTCGATGCGGCGATGCACGCGCCGCTGCTGAAGCGCATCGCCCAGGATACCGGCGGGCGCTTCTATCCCGCGGACGCGACCTCGACGCTCGCCGACGATCTGAAGTATTCGGGGCGCGGCGTGACGGCGGTGGAAGAACGCGAGCTGTGGCACATGCCGGCGCTGCTCATCGCGCTGGTCTGTGTGATTTGCGCCGAGTGGGGGCTGCGGCGCTATTGGAGGCTCGCGTGA
- a CDS encoding MoxR family ATPase → MTNTVDLDSPDDVALADRMKSGRDRIIAELRKAIVGQEEVVNQVLLTLFTGGNSLIVGVPGLAKTLLIFTMARVLELKFSRIQFTPDLMPSDITGTDLIQEDPTTGRREMVFAPGPIFANIVLADEINRTPPKTQSALLEAMQEHRVTIQGRTYSLEEPFYVFATQNPIELEGTYPLPEAQLDRFMFHIVIDHPPIDEEFEVVRSTTSLRDITFERPVSGQDLIAFQRLVRRVPAAEPVIRYALDIVRASRPKSPTAPDTIRKWAAFGASVRAAQHLVLGGKARALTSGRYHVNFEDIRALAHPVLRHRVLTNFHAQSEGVTSDVLVDRLLEAVPMPKSGM, encoded by the coding sequence GTGACCAACACCGTCGACCTGGATTCGCCCGATGACGTCGCGCTCGCGGACCGGATGAAGTCCGGCCGCGACCGCATCATTGCCGAGCTGCGCAAGGCGATCGTCGGCCAGGAGGAGGTCGTCAACCAGGTGCTGCTGACGCTGTTCACCGGCGGCAACAGCCTGATCGTCGGCGTGCCCGGGCTGGCGAAGACGCTGCTGATCTTCACGATGGCGCGCGTCCTGGAGCTGAAGTTCTCGCGCATCCAGTTCACGCCCGACCTGATGCCGTCCGACATCACCGGCACGGACCTGATTCAGGAAGACCCGACGACCGGACGGCGCGAGATGGTGTTCGCGCCCGGGCCGATCTTCGCCAACATCGTCCTGGCCGACGAGATCAACCGCACGCCGCCGAAGACCCAGTCGGCGCTGCTCGAAGCGATGCAGGAGCATCGCGTCACGATCCAGGGGCGGACCTATTCGCTCGAGGAGCCGTTCTATGTCTTCGCGACGCAGAACCCGATCGAGCTCGAAGGCACGTATCCGCTGCCCGAAGCGCAGCTCGACCGCTTCATGTTCCACATCGTCATCGACCATCCGCCGATCGACGAAGAGTTCGAGGTCGTCCGCTCCACCACCTCGCTGCGCGACATCACCTTCGAGCGTCCGGTCAGCGGGCAGGACCTGATTGCGTTCCAGCGCCTGGTGCGCCGCGTGCCGGCCGCGGAGCCGGTGATCCGCTACGCGCTCGACATCGTGCGCGCCAGCCGGCCCAAATCGCCGACCGCGCCCGACACCATCAGGAAGTGGGCGGCATTCGGCGCCAGCGTCCGCGCCGCGCAGCACCTGGTGCTCGGCGGCAAGGCCCGCGCGCTGACCAGCGGCCGGTATCACGTGAACTTCGAAGACATCCGCGCCCTGGCGCATCCCGTCCTCCGCCACCGCGTCCTGACCAATTTCCACGCGCAGTCGGAAGGGGTGACCAGCGACGTGCTGGTGGATCGGCTGCTGGAAGCGGTGCCGATGCCGAAGTCCGGTATGTAA
- a CDS encoding DUF4159 domain-containing protein has protein sequence MRAALLTIALAAATTAAVAGVAASAPPRFADQPPRSLEGQTRSFGQLDVQGNTPYDGRFVFVRLRYSYGFGGFGRRGGGPPWSHDYPRGEVHFTKILNEISYVRARPDGSNILGLDDPELFNYPIAYMAEPGFWTLTDKEAENFRAYLKKGGFIIFDDFREPEGHWDNLQQQMRRVLPDARWIEIDDGSHPVWHSFFEIADPKALAAHPTYAGMGLQLTYWGIFEDNDPKKRLLAIANVNGDLSEYWEFSDTGFAPVDLNNEAYKYGINYVIYGLTH, from the coding sequence GTGAGAGCAGCCCTGTTGACCATCGCGCTGGCCGCGGCGACGACCGCGGCGGTCGCCGGCGTCGCGGCCTCGGCGCCGCCGCGGTTCGCCGACCAGCCGCCGCGCTCGCTGGAAGGACAGACGCGCTCGTTCGGGCAGCTCGACGTGCAGGGCAACACGCCCTACGACGGGCGGTTCGTCTTCGTGCGCCTGCGCTACAGCTATGGCTTCGGCGGGTTCGGCCGCCGCGGCGGCGGGCCGCCGTGGTCGCACGACTATCCGCGCGGCGAGGTCCACTTCACGAAGATCCTGAACGAGATCAGCTACGTGCGGGCGCGCCCCGACGGTTCGAACATCCTCGGCCTCGACGATCCGGAGCTGTTCAACTATCCGATCGCCTATATGGCGGAACCGGGGTTCTGGACGCTGACCGACAAGGAAGCGGAGAACTTCCGCGCCTACCTGAAGAAGGGCGGCTTCATCATCTTCGACGACTTCCGCGAGCCCGAAGGGCACTGGGACAACCTGCAGCAGCAGATGCGGCGGGTGCTGCCCGACGCGCGGTGGATCGAGATCGACGACGGCTCGCATCCGGTGTGGCATTCGTTCTTCGAGATTGCCGACCCCAAGGCGCTCGCCGCGCACCCGACCTACGCCGGGATGGGGCTGCAGCTGACCTACTGGGGCATCTTCGAGGACAACGATCCGAAGAAGCGGCTGCTCGCGATCGCCAACGTCAACGGCGATCTCAGCGAGTACTGGGAGTTCTCCGACACCGGGTTCGCCCCGGTCGACCTGAACAACGAAGCGTACAAGTACGGCATCAACTACGTCATCTACGGGCTTACGCATTAA